The genomic stretch TTCACGTTGAGTGCCTCCAACAACAAGAAGATCAAGGCAAGGTCGATTATTGCTGCCACTGGGGCCGAGTATAGAAGATTGCCCATCGAGAACATCGAAAGGTTTGAGGGCAGTGGCGTATTCTACTCCGCTACGGGAATGAACGCATCGGCCTGTAAAAATGAACTGGTCGGTGTAGTGGGCGGTGGGAACTCAGCAGGCCAGGCAGCCTTGTTCTTGGCGGACCATGCCGCTGAGGTACATGTGATTATCCGCGGGGATGACCTCGGGTCCAAAATGAGCGATTATTTGGTGCAGCGTATTTACTCCGCACCCAATATCATTGTCCATAAAAACAGCAATGTGGTCCAACTCAACGGAGAGCACCATTTACAATCCCTGGTACTGGAGTCAGAAGGGGAAACCCAGACCATTGGGATTTCCAACCTGTTCACCTTCATTGGCGCAAGACCCTGCAGCGATTGGCTGAACCAGATCGTGGCCATGGATGATAAGGGGTTTGTCTATACCGGTCCCGATGTTTTGGAATCCGCCATGATCAAATGCTCCATATACGATCAACGCAAACCACAGTCATTGGAAGCAAGCATACCAGGATTCTTTGCGGTCGGGGATGTGAGGAAAGGTTCCGTGAAAAGAGTCGCCTCCGCAGTGGGGGAAGGTTCCATGGCCATAAGCCAGATTCACCAGTATTTGGCCGATCTGAAAGTACATATCTAAGATTAGGGTATTATGAAGAATGTAGAAGAATATTGCGGGCATTTGGACCGGGAAGATTTTAAGACAACCCGTAAAAAGGTATGTGAGGCTTGTGTGGAGACCGGGGGCAAATGGAACCATTTGCGACTTTGTCAAACCTGCGGAGCCGTGCTGTGCTGCAATGCTTCCCCGAACCAGCATGCACAAAAACATTTTGAGGAAACCGGTCACCCCGTGGTCACCTCGATTTTGCCCAAACCTTGGTCCAGGTTTGCCTGGTGCTATGTGGACCAGGTCAAACGGCCCTTAAGGCAAATAGATTAATACGATGTTAAATCAAAAAACAGAAACACTATGAAACAGCTCAAATTAGCAGGAACAGCATTTTTTTTCTTATTAACCATTTTAAATAACAGCATGATGTCACAAACAGTTCCAGGGGAAAAGGACCCCAATATTTCAAAGGATACCCGCGCATTTTTGGCGGTATTGAACAGTGGAGATGGACCACCATTGGAGGAACTTTCCCCTTTAGATGCCCGTCAAGTGTTGGTGGGTGCCCAGAAATCGGTATCCTACGACTATAGCGATATCGAAGAATCGGAAAGAGAGATTACCCAAGACGGCCAGACCATCACCATCCATATCATGAAGCCCAAAGGGGCAAAGGGCATCTTGCCCGTTTTCATGTTCTTCCATGGTGGGGGATGGGTGCTAGGCGATTACCCGACGCACAAACGACTGGTAAGGGATCTGGTCGTGGGAAGCGGGGCAGCGGCTGTATTTCCCGATTATACACCAACGCCGGATGCACAGTTTCCCGTGGCCATCAACCAGGGCTATGCGGCCACCAAATGGGTTGCGGAACATGGTAATGAAATCGGTGTCGACGGCTCCAGATTGGCCGTTGCTGGGAACAGTGTGGGTGGAAACATGTCCACCGTTGTTTCCTTGATGGCCAAGGAGAAAAATGGCCCTAAAATTGCTTTTCAGCTTTTGCTGTGGCCGTTGGTGGATTCCGATACGAGCCGTCCATCCTATAAAAAATATGGCCAAGGCAGGTTTTTAACCACCCCGATCATGGAGTGGATGTGGGATATGTACATTCCCGATCCAGAAGATCGCAAGCAAAAATATGTCTCCCCGGTCAATGCCACTCTGGAGGAGCTGAAAGGATTACCGCCCGCGTTGATCCAGGTTGCTGAAAACGATATCCTTTACGATGAGGGTGTCGCCTATGGCAGAAAGCTTGATGAAGCGGGAGTACCCACCACCACAACGGTGTATCAGGGCATGATCCACGATTATGGCATGTTGAATCCTCTATCCCATATTCCCGGGGTACAGGAAGCGCTGATACAGGCTTCGGCCATGTTACGCGAAGCCTTGTTTGAAGAATAACACAATACATTGAAAAATCATGGCAGTGCCAGCTATAATGGCACTGTCATTTACTGAAAAAATCAAATATCCACCTTATGATTTCATTTGGTATTGCCCACTGGAAATTAGTGGTAATGATATAGGGGTTTTTCGAAACCCTGGCGTCTCCTAAAAAGTAATTCGTGGACGAGGGAAATTATAAGGGTATAAAAAAACAAAAATGAAGGAAATAAACAAGATTGGACTAAATACCGAAAAAAGCAATGAATTGGCCAATTTACTGAATGATCTCTTGGCCGAGTATTCCGTATTCTATCAGAATGTCAGAGGCTATCATTGGAACATTCAGGGGGACAAGTTTTTTGAGCTCCATTCAAAGTTTGAGGAGTTGTACAATGACCTTTTCCATAAAATTGATGAAGTGGCCGAACGCATATTGACCCTTGGTTTTGCCCCGAATTATACGTTCACCTCCTATTTGAAAACGGCAAAAATCAAAGAAAGCGACCAAAGCACTGACGGACCTAGTTCCGTGCAGGAAATCATAGCATCGCTTCAAATCCTTTTATCCAAACAACGCATCTTATTGGATAAATCCGGAGCATTGAACGATGCAGGTACCAATGCTTTGATGAACGATTATATCAGTGAGCAGGAAAAGCTGATTTGGATGTATTCCGCTTATCTAAAATAATAGAGAATAAACAGGTTGATGAAAACTGAATATGAATATAAGGATATACCGCTGGTCAAAAACGAAGAAAAAAGACGTTTTGAAATAGCAATTGAGGGCCGATATGCATTCACCAATTATGGGGAATTTGGCAACCAAATTGCCTTGGTACATACGGAGACCGACCCGGAGATATCTGGGCAGGGTGCGGCCAGTGCACTTATCGAGAAGACCTTGCGGTATTTGGAAGAGAAGCAAATTGAATTACTGCCCTTCTGTCCGTTTGTATTTGCCTATATACGAAGGCACCCGGAGTGGAAGCGCATCGTAAGTAAAAAATTCAAGGGCTATGACAAACTTTAGCCAAAATCAATAACCATATATCTGAAAGCATATGAAAACAAGTGTTGCCACCATCGGGAAACAAAAATATAAGACGGAGATCCAAGCGGGAAACCACATTGTCATCGCCGATGAACCGGAGGATGTGGGTGGAGGAAATTTGGGGTTTACTCCCACAGAACTTCTTGAATCCTCATTGGCGTCCTGTACGGCGATGACCCTACGAATGTATGCGGACAGGAAAGGATGGGATTTGGAAAAGGTAGAGATCAAGGTCGGTTTTAAAAGGAACATGGCCACAGGTGAGGTGACCTTTATGAAAGAAATCCAACTGTTCGGAAACCTACAACCCGAAGAACGTGAACGATTGTTGGAGATGGGGTCAAAATGTCCCATTGAAAAAATGATTACGGGAACTATCTCGGTAACCTCTTATTTGAAATAAAAATCAAGAATTGATTTGACCGTTATGGAAATCAAGACACAAATCATTGTAAATGCCCCACCGAATAAAGTTTGGGCGGTCTTGATGGACTTCGAAAACTACCCCGATTGGAATTCTTTTATAAAAAGGATTACGGGTAAACCAAAAGTTGGTGGCCAAATCTTGGTAAGCATTGTATCGCCCGAAGGGAGGCATATGACATTTAAACCAACAGTACTGGTTTTTGAACATAACAAAGAATTTCGTTGGTTGGGAAAGTTATGGTTTAAAGGTGTATTTGATGGAGAACATACGTTCGAACTTGTGGATAATGGAAACGGCACTACCATTTTCAACCATAGCGAAACCTTTAGGGGGCTATTGGTAAGCCTGTTCAAAAAACAACTTGAAATCAGTACTAGGTCAGGTTTTGAGCGCATGAATAGCGACTTGAAGCAACGAGTGGAAAGCCAGGTGCATGTATAACCGGAAAAGCGAACCAATCATGAAAAATGTAAAACCGTATTTGCTGTTACTATTGATGTTCACATTGGGATGTCAAGAGAATTCAACTGTAGAGAAGCAAACAATGATAAATGAAAGCAAAATGGAACAGATTAAATATAGAACACTGGAAGTTCAAGGATTGAACATTGCCTATCGAGAGGCTGGAAACCCGGAAAACCCCACAATTGTGCTGCTGCATGGATACCCATCCTCTTCACATCAATATCGAAAGGTGTTGGCCCAACTTTCGGATGCATACCATTTAGTGGCTCCGGATTATCCTGGATTCGGGAACAGTGATTTTCCGTCACCGGACGATTATGAATACACTTTTGACAACATTGCAGCAACTATGGATACTTTTTTACAGTTAAAAGGTCTGGATTCTTTTGCGATAATGATGCAGGATTATGGTGCTCCGGTCGGTTTTAGGATCGCTACGGCGCATCCTGAAAAGATCACGGCCATTATTACACAGAATGGAAACGCCTATGAGGAAGGTATTGGGGAAATATGGAAAGGAATCAAAGACCTTTGGGCCAATAGGAACGACAGTACCGAAAAGGCATTGTTACCTGCTTTTACATTGGAAGGTTTACGATGGGACTACACCCACGGAACCCGCAATCCTGAAAATGTGAACCCCGATAGCTGGCATTTGGATTATTTGAGAATGAACCGTCCCCATGCCCATAAAGTCAATTTGGATTTATGGTACGACTATCAAAACAACTTGAAACTATATCCAAAATGGCAAAAGTACCTTAGGGACAATCAACCGCCGCTATTGGTTGTTTGGGGAAAAAATGACGAATATTTTCCCGAAAGTGGCGCCGAAGCCTTTAAAAAAGATGTGAAGAATATTGACTACAATATTTATGATACCGGCCATTTTGCCCTGGAAGAGGACGGAAATAAAATCATACCTAAAATCCGGACCTTTATGGAAGGCGTGGTAAATAAATAGTATAACTTGTGTTGATATTACCTTAAATCAATGTAATATGAAAAAACGTATAGTATTATTGATCATATGGCTATCAACAGCATCATTGGTAGCCCAAGATGTAACGGGTGCATGGGGCGGAACCTTGGATGTCCAAGGAACGCGTCTTCGGGTCGTCTTTAATGTGACCGAGGGCCCAGAGGGGTATATTACCACTCTGGACAGTCCCGACCAAGGCGTTAAGGGCATGCCGGTTACAACGACGGAAGTCGATGGACCGAAGATCACTTTTGGATTGCCGTCAGCCCGGATTACCTATCAGGGCGTGCTAAAGGACAGTTCGATTGTTGGAACCTTTACACAGCACAGTCAAGATTTTCCGTTGACATTGACGAAGCGAACTATGGAGGAAATGGCTGTTGTT from Flagellimonas oceani encodes the following:
- a CDS encoding SRPBCC domain-containing protein produces the protein MEIKTQIIVNAPPNKVWAVLMDFENYPDWNSFIKRITGKPKVGGQILVSIVSPEGRHMTFKPTVLVFEHNKEFRWLGKLWFKGVFDGEHTFELVDNGNGTTIFNHSETFRGLLVSLFKKQLEISTRSGFERMNSDLKQRVESQVHV
- a CDS encoding UBP-type zinc finger domain-containing protein is translated as MKNVEEYCGHLDREDFKTTRKKVCEACVETGGKWNHLRLCQTCGAVLCCNASPNQHAQKHFEETGHPVVTSILPKPWSRFAWCYVDQVKRPLRQID
- a CDS encoding GNAT family N-acetyltransferase → MKTEYEYKDIPLVKNEEKRRFEIAIEGRYAFTNYGEFGNQIALVHTETDPEISGQGAASALIEKTLRYLEEKQIELLPFCPFVFAYIRRHPEWKRIVSKKFKGYDKL
- a CDS encoding Dps family protein — translated: MKEINKIGLNTEKSNELANLLNDLLAEYSVFYQNVRGYHWNIQGDKFFELHSKFEELYNDLFHKIDEVAERILTLGFAPNYTFTSYLKTAKIKESDQSTDGPSSVQEIIASLQILLSKQRILLDKSGALNDAGTNALMNDYISEQEKLIWMYSAYLK
- a CDS encoding alpha/beta fold hydrolase, producing the protein MKNVKPYLLLLLMFTLGCQENSTVEKQTMINESKMEQIKYRTLEVQGLNIAYREAGNPENPTIVLLHGYPSSSHQYRKVLAQLSDAYHLVAPDYPGFGNSDFPSPDDYEYTFDNIAATMDTFLQLKGLDSFAIMMQDYGAPVGFRIATAHPEKITAIITQNGNAYEEGIGEIWKGIKDLWANRNDSTEKALLPAFTLEGLRWDYTHGTRNPENVNPDSWHLDYLRMNRPHAHKVNLDLWYDYQNNLKLYPKWQKYLRDNQPPLLVVWGKNDEYFPESGAEAFKKDVKNIDYNIYDTGHFALEEDGNKIIPKIRTFMEGVVNK
- a CDS encoding alpha/beta hydrolase, which translates into the protein MMSQTVPGEKDPNISKDTRAFLAVLNSGDGPPLEELSPLDARQVLVGAQKSVSYDYSDIEESEREITQDGQTITIHIMKPKGAKGILPVFMFFHGGGWVLGDYPTHKRLVRDLVVGSGAAAVFPDYTPTPDAQFPVAINQGYAATKWVAEHGNEIGVDGSRLAVAGNSVGGNMSTVVSLMAKEKNGPKIAFQLLLWPLVDSDTSRPSYKKYGQGRFLTTPIMEWMWDMYIPDPEDRKQKYVSPVNATLEELKGLPPALIQVAENDILYDEGVAYGRKLDEAGVPTTTTVYQGMIHDYGMLNPLSHIPGVQEALIQASAMLREALFEE
- a CDS encoding OsmC family protein — encoded protein: MKTSVATIGKQKYKTEIQAGNHIVIADEPEDVGGGNLGFTPTELLESSLASCTAMTLRMYADRKGWDLEKVEIKVGFKRNMATGEVTFMKEIQLFGNLQPEERERLLEMGSKCPIEKMITGTISVTSYLK